In the genome of Massilia sp. W12, the window TCGGCAAAATCAGGAGCGAAGGCCAGCGCGGTTCCTGGCGCAGCAAGCGCAGTCATTTGCAACAGCAATGGGTTTTGCTGGCGCATCCTGAGCAATTGCGCTTATCCGATATCTGCCGTTATTTCATTTTGGATGGCAAGGAATTGCCGACATCCGTCAGCGGCAGCCTGGCGCTGCAGAGCGCGCAGCAATTGGCTGTGCAGGTGCAGGCTGCGATTGGCGATGGTTTGCCGCTCAGTCTGGGACAGTGGGCGCTGGCGCAGCCGCAGCCGCCTGCGCCAGCGGCCCCTGTTTTACAGTAAAAACATGATGGCCGCCATCACAGTCGGCAAGCTGGCGCCGAGCAAGAGCCAGAGCGCATTAATACTGTGGTTGGGAAAGCCGGTTTTCAGCAAGGCCGCGCCAGCCGGGTTGGGCGCATTCGCAATCACGGTCAAGCCGCCGCCGCCAATCGCGCCGGCCACCAGCATATATTTCGCTTCATCGCTCATGCCGGTGATCAGGGAACCCAGATAGGTCAGGGCGGCGTTATCGGTAATCGCGGTCAAGCCTAATGCGCCGAAAAACAGGGCCAGCGGCGGCAGGGTCGAGATAATCGGTTGCAACCACCATTGCTGCATGCCGCCCAACACCACCAAACCGGCCAAAAAGAAGCCGACCAATAAACTCTCTTTTAAGATCAAGGGGCTTTGGTGACGGTAATAAGCTTGGGTGTAGCCCAGGAAAAATAAAAACAGGCCGATGAACAGCACCGGATGATGCGCAAATAACACCACCATCGCCAAAAACAGCAGATGAATCGCGCTCACCAGCAAGGGGACGGGTTGATCGTCAGACTCAATGCTGACTTTGCGCAAATGCGGCGCCAGCAGCATGGTCAGCACGCTGGCGTTGATCATTACGGCAATGATGACGCGCCAGCCGAATGTCTGGAACATAAACAGACTGTCCCATTGCCAGGTTTTGGCCACCATCAAGACCGGCGGCGCGGCATACGAAGTCAAGGCGCCGCCGATGGAGATATTCACAAACAAGACGCCCAGGGCGGCGTATTTGAGTTTCGCCGGAATCGGGGTGTGAAACACCAGGGGGGCCAAGGTCAGCGCAGCCAGAGTCATGGCCGCAGGTTCGGTGATGAGGGAGCCGAGCAGCGGCAAGATGGCCAGCCCCAGCCAGCACAACACCACCGCATCATTCATCGGCAGCAAGCGCGCGGTCGCCACTAACAGACCGCGCACCAGGGACAGCACAGGGCGGGACGCAGCGATCACCATCACCACAAACACAAACAAGGGTTCGACGAACTGGCGCGATTCGGCATACGCCACCGCCTTTGCGCCGCCTTCGCTGATGGCCATGAAAACGATTAAGACAAAGGCCCAAAAGCCGAACACCACCTCCACTTCGCCCAGTAAGTGAAAGAGGCCGGCATGACGCGGTATTTTCTTCGACAGTTTTTCAAACAGGGTGGCGGAAAATGTGTGCAGCAAAGCGATGCCGAAAATCACGGCGCCAATAATTTGAATGGTGCTGGCTTGCATGGCAGGCAGTCCTTGAAAGAAAACATCATGATAATGCATTACAGCGTGCGCTAAATTAAGCTGCCGCAATACAGCGCAAATACGCTTCTTCCAGATTCGCGGCTTGTTGCTGCTGTATGCACTCAGCCGGGGCGCCGACAAAGCATAGTTTCCCGCCATGCAAGATGGCCATGCGATCACACAGCTGTTCAACATCAGATAAGGCGTGCGAGCTGAAAAACAGGGTGGCTTTGCGCTGGCGCAAGTCTTGCAAACGGGTTTTGAGGGCGGCGCGCGCGCGCGGGTCCAGCCCGCTCATCGGTTCATCCAGCACATACAAATCACGCTTGGCCAGCAGAGCGGCGGCCAGTCCCAGCTTTTGCGTCATGCCCTTGGAATAGGCGCGCACCGGTTTTTCCAGCGCATCCACGGCCAAATCCAGCGCATGCAGCATCTCTGCGGCGGCCTGGGCGTCCCAGGGCAAGTCCTGTAACTGCAGCATATATTGTAAAAAATCGCGTCCGCGCAGGTAGTAGGGCGGATTGAAGCGCTCCGGCAGATAGGCCAGCGGCGCGCGCGCCTGCGGGGCGCGATGATCATGGCCGAAAATCGCAATTTTGCCGCTGTCCGGCAGACAAAAATCGAGCAGACATTTGAGCAGCGTGCTCTTGCCCGCGCCATTCACCCCGACCAGGCCGAAAAATTCGCCGCGCGCCACCGTCAAATCAATGCCGCGCAACACCTCGCGCCCGTCAAACCGCTTGCAGACGGCGGAAAATTGCAAGGCAGGGGCGTCAGACATGGCAGGCTCCAGGATGGGGAAAATGGCAGCAATGTAACATTGCAGGAGCCGATTTGTCCTGGATTTTGCCCGCGCGCCGGGCTGGTTTGCCATGATTGTGGGCATTCCCCCGGGAAATTTCTTGTATTGTCAGGAATAAACTGCAGAACAGCCACGCGCCTGGTCTAAGATAGCGGAGTTGGCGAAACTAAGGGGGCAGCAGCATGGCAAGACCGGAAAAAATCCGCTTGGGGGAAATCCTGGTCCAGCAGAAACTCTTGACGGAAGAGCAATTGATTGCCGCGCTGGGCGAACAAAAGCGCAGCGGGCGCAAGCTGGGGCGGGTGGTGGTCGAATTGGGCCATGTCACTGAGGAACAGATTTCCGGCGCGCTGGCCAAGCAATTGGCGATTCCCTACATCAATCTCAAATTCTTCAATCTGCAGGCCGATGTGGTGCGCCAGATGCCGGAAACCCAGGCCCGGCGTTTTCGCGCCATTGTGCTGGAAGAGCGGCGCGGCGGGCTGTTGATCGGCATGGCCGACCCCACCGATTTATTCGCTTACGATGAAATTTCGCGCCAGGTCAAGAAAAATATCGATCTGGCGGTGGTCAATGAAAGCGAATTGCTGCAAACGATTGACCGCTTTTACCGCCGCACCGATGACATCACCGATTTTGCCCGCGAATTGGAGCTGGATCTGGGGGATACGCTGGTCGATTTCGGCGCGCTTGCCGTCACCCCGGGACTCGAAGAAGCGCCGGTGGTCAAACTGTTGCAATCTGTGTTTGACGACGCGGTGCAGGTGCGCGCTTCGGATATTCACATCGAACCGCAAGAAGGGCGCTTGCATATCCGCTTCCGCATCGATGGCGTGTTGCATTTGCAAACCGAGGCCGATATCAAGATTGCGCCAGCGTTGGCCTTGCGTCTGAAATTGATGTCTGACCTGGATATTTCTGAAAAACGCCTGCCGCAAGATGGCCGCTTTGCCGTCAAAGTGCGGCAGCAGCGGGTGGACGTGCGGATTTCCACCATGCCGACCCAGCATGGCGAATCGGTGGTGATGCGTTTGTTGAATCAGGGCGGGGTGAATCTGCGGCTGGATGCGCTGGGCATGCCGCTGGCCATGTTGAAACGCTTCCGCAGCATCATCCAGCGCCCGAATGGCCTGGTGTTAGTCACAGGCCCTACCGGCAGCGGCAAAACCACCACCCTGTATTCCGCGCTGTCTGAACTCAACTCCCTGGAAAAGAAACTGATCACGGTGGAAGATCCGGTGGAATACCGCATCGCCGGCATTAATCAGGTGCAGGTGAATGAAAAAATCGAACTCAATTTCGCCCGCGTGCTGCGCTCAGCGCTGCGGCAAGACCCGGATATTCTGCTGGTGGGCGAAATGCGCGATCAGGAAACCGCGCAAATCGGTTTGCGCGCCGCCATGACCGGCCACCTGGTGCTGTCCACCCTGCACACCAATGACGCCGCCAGCACGCCGCTGCGCTTAACCGATATGGGGGTGCCGCGCTATATGGTCAGCTCGTCTTTGCAGGTGGTGCTGGCGCAGCGCCTGGTGCGCCTGATTTGCGAGAGTTGCACCGAGCCGCACAGCTTAAGCACGGCGGAATATGAATGGCTGCAGGCGGTGCAGGGCGAACAGGCCAATGCGCAAGGGTATTTTCATGGGCGCGGTTGCGCGCATTGCAATGGCATGGGCTATCGGGGCCGGATTGGCGTCTATGAAATGCTGGAAGTCACGCCGGCGGTGGCGCATGCCGCCAGCCATCACGACCCGAATCATTTTCTCAAAGCCGCGCATGAGCAGATGCAGGGCCAGACCTTGCGCAGCCATGCGCTGGAGCTGGCGGCGGCTGGCCGCACCACCATCGCCGAGGCGATGCGCATTTCCAATCAGCAGGATGACTGAGGCCGCGCATGCCGTACTACGCATATAAGGCGCGCGATGCGCGCGGGCAATTGGTGGCGGGGGTGCTGGAATCGACCGACAGCAACAGCGCCGCCGAACAATTATTCGGCAGCGGCATGACGCCGGTGGATATTCATTCCACCAGCGGGCCGGAGGAAGAAAACTGGTTTGGCCGCCTGTTTGAAAAAAAAGTGCGCTCAATTGATGTGCAATTATTCAGCCGCCAAATGCATACCCTCTTGCGCGCCGGGGTGCCGATTATGCGCGGGCTGGCCGGTTTGCAGGAATCGGCCACCAATCCGGCGTTCGCCAAGGTGATCGCGGATTTGCGCGCCGCGCTCGATTCCGGGCGCGAACTCTCCTACGCCATGCGGCAGCATCGCGAAGTGTTTTCCGCCTTTTATCTGTCCATGGTGCGGGTGGGGGAGATGACCGGGCGTCTGGATGAAGTGTTTATGATTTTGTACGACCATCTGGAATTTGAGCGCGATATGCGCAACCGCGTCAAAACCGCTTTGCGTTATCCCATGTTTGTGGTGATTGCGATGTTGGCGGCGATCACCATCATCAATCTGCTGGTGGTGCCGTCTTTCGTCAAAGTCTTTAACAGTTTCAATGCGCCGCTGCCATTGATGACGCAAATTCTGATCGGCAGCTCGAATTTCATGGTCAAGTACTGGTGGCTGCTGCTGCTGGGGCTGGTGGCGGG includes:
- a CDS encoding type II secretion system F family protein, whose protein sequence is MPYYAYKARDARGQLVAGVLESTDSNSAAEQLFGSGMTPVDIHSTSGPEEENWFGRLFEKKVRSIDVQLFSRQMHTLLRAGVPIMRGLAGLQESATNPAFAKVIADLRAALDSGRELSYAMRQHREVFSAFYLSMVRVGEMTGRLDEVFMILYDHLEFERDMRNRVKTALRYPMFVVIAMLAAITIINLLVVPSFVKVFNSFNAPLPLMTQILIGSSNFMVKYWWLLLLGLVAGVFGWFRLLGTQQGRMSWDRFKLRIPIAGKIMTKATLARFARSFALASKSGVPIVQGLNVVAQTVDNAWLSAKVEGMRDGVERGESILRTATASGVFTPVVLQMVAVGEETGELDDLMEEIADMYGREVDYELKTLSAQLEPILITGLGIMVLILALGIFLPIWDLGRAALHK
- a CDS encoding GspE/PulE family protein, with the translated sequence MARPEKIRLGEILVQQKLLTEEQLIAALGEQKRSGRKLGRVVVELGHVTEEQISGALAKQLAIPYINLKFFNLQADVVRQMPETQARRFRAIVLEERRGGLLIGMADPTDLFAYDEISRQVKKNIDLAVVNESELLQTIDRFYRRTDDITDFARELELDLGDTLVDFGALAVTPGLEEAPVVKLLQSVFDDAVQVRASDIHIEPQEGRLHIRFRIDGVLHLQTEADIKIAPALALRLKLMSDLDISEKRLPQDGRFAVKVRQQRVDVRISTMPTQHGESVVMRLLNQGGVNLRLDALGMPLAMLKRFRSIIQRPNGLVLVTGPTGSGKTTTLYSALSELNSLEKKLITVEDPVEYRIAGINQVQVNEKIELNFARVLRSALRQDPDILLVGEMRDQETAQIGLRAAMTGHLVLSTLHTNDAASTPLRLTDMGVPRYMVSSSLQVVLAQRLVRLICESCTEPHSLSTAEYEWLQAVQGEQANAQGYFHGRGCAHCNGMGYRGRIGVYEMLEVTPAVAHAASHHDPNHFLKAAHEQMQGQTLRSHALELAAAGRTTIAEAMRISNQQDD
- a CDS encoding ABC transporter ATP-binding protein, with protein sequence MSDAPALQFSAVCKRFDGREVLRGIDLTVARGEFFGLVGVNGAGKSTLLKCLLDFCLPDSGKIAIFGHDHRAPQARAPLAYLPERFNPPYYLRGRDFLQYMLQLQDLPWDAQAAAEMLHALDLAVDALEKPVRAYSKGMTQKLGLAAALLAKRDLYVLDEPMSGLDPRARAALKTRLQDLRQRKATLFFSSHALSDVEQLCDRMAILHGGKLCFVGAPAECIQQQQAANLEEAYLRCIAAA
- a CDS encoding putative Na+/H+ antiporter, which gives rise to MQASTIQIIGAVIFGIALLHTFSATLFEKLSKKIPRHAGLFHLLGEVEVVFGFWAFVLIVFMAISEGGAKAVAYAESRQFVEPLFVFVVMVIAASRPVLSLVRGLLVATARLLPMNDAVVLCWLGLAILPLLGSLITEPAAMTLAALTLAPLVFHTPIPAKLKYAALGVLFVNISIGGALTSYAAPPVLMVAKTWQWDSLFMFQTFGWRVIIAVMINASVLTMLLAPHLRKVSIESDDQPVPLLVSAIHLLFLAMVVLFAHHPVLFIGLFLFFLGYTQAYYRHQSPLILKESLLVGFFLAGLVVLGGMQQWWLQPIISTLPPLALFFGALGLTAITDNAALTYLGSLITGMSDEAKYMLVAGAIGGGGLTVIANAPNPAGAALLKTGFPNHSINALWLLLGASLPTVMAAIMFLL